A region of Paenibacillus thiaminolyticus DNA encodes the following proteins:
- a CDS encoding radical SAM/SPASM domain-containing protein: MRTFKKVYIEITSICNLACSFCPQTERKAQFIQLDAFHRILDEIKPHTRHIYLHVKGEPLLHPRIDELLDASHEKGFKVNITTNGTLIWKNRHKLLGKPALRQMNFSLHSFDGHEGSENREQYLSDILSFVREAAEHQVIFSFRLWNLNPEHATSLQKRRNRETLEMLEKEFNLDYHIEEKVVPGGGIQITDRIYLNQDYEFQWPSLHAPEDDGKGFCHGLRSQAAVLVDGTVVPCCLDGEGVIRLGNVHHTPFAEIVEGERASRLYDGFSRREAVEELCRKCGYRKRFGT, encoded by the coding sequence TTGAGGACCTTTAAAAAAGTATATATCGAGATTACAAGCATCTGTAATCTGGCCTGCAGCTTCTGTCCACAGACCGAACGGAAAGCGCAGTTCATCCAGCTCGACGCGTTCCATCGTATTCTTGATGAGATAAAGCCGCATACGCGCCATATCTATCTTCATGTCAAAGGCGAGCCGCTGCTCCATCCCCGCATTGATGAACTGCTGGACGCCAGCCATGAGAAAGGGTTCAAGGTCAATATCACGACCAACGGCACGCTGATCTGGAAGAACCGGCATAAGCTGCTTGGCAAGCCGGCGCTTCGGCAGATGAATTTCTCCCTCCACAGCTTCGACGGGCATGAAGGATCGGAGAATCGGGAGCAATACTTGTCCGATATTTTATCGTTCGTGCGGGAGGCGGCCGAGCATCAAGTGATTTTTTCCTTCCGGTTATGGAATCTGAATCCGGAGCATGCCACGTCTCTGCAGAAGCGAAGGAACCGGGAGACCTTGGAGATGCTGGAGAAGGAATTTAACCTGGATTACCATATCGAGGAAAAGGTGGTTCCCGGGGGAGGCATCCAAATCACGGATCGCATTTACTTGAATCAGGACTATGAATTCCAATGGCCAAGCTTGCATGCGCCTGAGGATGATGGCAAGGGCTTCTGCCATGGGCTGCGCAGCCAGGCGGCGGTGCTGGTCGACGGAACGGTCGTCCCGTGCTGTCTGGACGGGGAAGGCGTCATTCGCTTGGGCAATGTTCACCATACTCCATTTGCCGAGATCGTGGAGGGGGAGCGCGCGAGCCGGCTGTATGACGGATTTTCGCGAAGAGAAGCCGTTGAAGAATTATGCCGGAAATGCGGATACCGCAAAAGATTCGGAACTTAA
- a CDS encoding DUF6612 family protein, whose product MKKWTLALLGAILALGITACGDKGASGEATNAEKPADTQTESAPALTADELLTKMAEASQKMKNFAMDASINQNITVSQGDQKQEQKVDISMKAEFNKEPFGMYQEMKMSMPGQGEQDIKQYISKDAIYTQVDGEWVKLPDEMIGDMVASLEDSAKIETQMEQFKSFSKDMKVAEEGDKYVLSADLSGDGIKELAKDLMSQSGSGEDAQTQALIEQMDIKNVKVTYAVNKESFLPLQSDVNMTMEMEQDGQKISMDMVMKSSFSKHDEVGEITVPQEVLDSAQ is encoded by the coding sequence TTGAAAAAATGGACACTTGCATTATTAGGGGCAATCTTAGCGTTGGGAATCACGGCTTGCGGCGACAAAGGCGCTTCCGGTGAAGCGACCAACGCGGAAAAACCGGCGGACACACAAACAGAAAGCGCGCCGGCATTGACTGCGGATGAACTGCTGACGAAGATGGCGGAAGCCAGCCAAAAGATGAAGAACTTCGCTATGGATGCGAGCATCAACCAGAACATTACGGTCTCTCAAGGCGATCAGAAGCAAGAGCAGAAGGTTGATATCTCGATGAAGGCGGAATTCAACAAAGAGCCGTTCGGCATGTATCAAGAGATGAAAATGTCTATGCCGGGCCAAGGCGAACAGGACATTAAGCAATATATTTCGAAAGATGCGATCTACACGCAAGTGGATGGGGAGTGGGTCAAGCTTCCGGACGAAATGATTGGCGATATGGTGGCATCACTGGAAGATTCCGCGAAAATCGAGACTCAAATGGAACAGTTCAAATCGTTCTCCAAAGATATGAAAGTAGCGGAAGAAGGAGACAAGTACGTATTGTCAGCTGATTTGTCGGGCGATGGAATCAAAGAGCTGGCTAAAGACTTGATGAGCCAGTCGGGCAGCGGCGAAGACGCACAAACGCAGGCGCTGATTGAGCAAATGGATATCAAAAATGTCAAAGTTACGTATGCGGTCAACAAAGAATCGTTCTTGCCTCTTCAGTCCGACGTCAACATGACGATGGAAATGGAGCAAGACGGCCAAAAAATCTCCATGGACATGGTGATGAAGAGCTCGTTCTCCAAGCATGACGAAGTAGGCGAAATCACAGTGCCTCAAGAGGTGCTGGACAGCGCTCAATAA
- a CDS encoding histidine--tRNA ligase codes for MMQNVKGTYDFFGPEQAARQQVQDVLRNLFELYRFEAMESTILHELDVLASKYAGGEEIVKEMYRLSDQGKRQLGLRYDLTIPFAKVIAMNPGLELPYKRYEIGKVFRDGPVKRGRLREFLQCDADIVGIAGPEAEAELMQLAVEAFRRLEIPVTIKWNNRRFLGELLESIGVPAGEALSVMLTLDKIAKIGKEGVKDELLAKGLEPAVTGAIAALMEREEISADSLATAYGLLSSEGVSEVRALQRLIDGAGLAASCVFDPFLSRGLSFYTGTVYEIFDASGTFTSSLGAGGRYDAIIGQFTGRQDAACPTVGLSFGMESIMALVARRQVARPPAPAVVIAIGDTLPEVLRTAAALRASGIRTSLDTSGRKLKKALASAASQRIRFVLLIGASEAAIGALRLKDMVEQTETVITMEEAIWQIESKLGLA; via the coding sequence ATGATGCAAAATGTAAAAGGTACTTATGATTTTTTCGGTCCGGAGCAAGCGGCGCGCCAGCAAGTGCAGGACGTGCTGCGGAACCTGTTCGAGCTGTACCGCTTCGAGGCGATGGAGAGCACGATCTTGCATGAGCTTGATGTACTGGCCTCGAAATATGCCGGCGGGGAAGAAATTGTGAAGGAAATGTACCGGTTGAGCGATCAAGGGAAACGGCAGTTAGGGCTTCGCTATGATCTGACGATCCCGTTCGCCAAGGTCATCGCGATGAATCCCGGTCTGGAGCTGCCGTATAAGCGGTATGAGATCGGCAAAGTGTTCCGCGACGGGCCAGTGAAACGGGGCAGGCTGCGGGAATTTCTGCAATGCGATGCCGATATCGTCGGCATTGCAGGGCCGGAAGCCGAGGCCGAGCTGATGCAGCTCGCCGTCGAGGCGTTCCGCCGCCTGGAGATCCCGGTGACGATAAAATGGAACAACCGGCGGTTCCTCGGAGAACTGCTGGAATCGATTGGCGTCCCGGCCGGGGAGGCGTTGTCGGTCATGCTGACGCTCGACAAGATTGCTAAAATCGGAAAAGAAGGGGTCAAGGACGAGCTGCTTGCCAAAGGCTTGGAACCAGCGGTAACCGGGGCGATAGCGGCCCTAATGGAGAGAGAAGAGATCTCAGCCGACTCGCTCGCCACGGCTTACGGCCTCCTATCGTCGGAGGGCGTATCCGAGGTGCGCGCTCTGCAGCGTCTTATCGACGGGGCCGGGCTCGCGGCAAGCTGCGTTTTCGACCCGTTCCTGTCCCGCGGGCTGTCTTTCTATACCGGCACCGTATATGAAATTTTTGATGCGTCGGGCACCTTCACCTCGAGCCTCGGCGCCGGCGGAAGATACGACGCAATCATCGGCCAGTTCACCGGGCGTCAGGATGCAGCCTGCCCTACCGTCGGGCTGTCATTCGGCATGGAGTCGATCATGGCATTAGTTGCGCGGCGGCAGGTTGCAAGGCCCCCCGCTCCGGCCGTCGTCATTGCGATCGGGGATACCCTGCCTGAGGTTCTCCGGACCGCCGCCGCGCTTCGGGCCAGCGGGATTCGCACCTCGCTGGATACAAGCGGGCGGAAGCTCAAAAAAGCGCTCGCCTCCGCCGCATCCCAACGAATTCGCTTCGTGCTGCTTATCGGCGCGAGCGAGGCCGCCATCGGGGCGCTCCGTCTCAAGGACATGGTCGAACAGACGGAGACAGTCATCACCATGGAGGAGGCCATCTGGCAGATCGAGAGCAAGCTGGGGCTGGCATAA
- a CDS encoding transposase has protein sequence MESQGYDVNTATTSAFVQQRNKVLPSAVEFLFHAFTQSVTDIKDYRGYRLLAVDGSDLHIATDSADTDTYFQSQPNTKGYNLLHLNAAYDLCNRLYVDAIVQPRRLCNEGRALAAMVHRSPIKGKTIVIADRGYESYNNFAHLERKGWNYVIRVKDLDSNGILSGLRLPSSGEFDRNVHLTLTKKQTKEVKANPEIYKFVPSTSTFDFGFA, from the coding sequence TTGGAATCACAAGGCTATGACGTAAACACCGCAACCACTTCCGCTTTTGTCCAACAGAGGAATAAAGTGCTGCCGTCTGCTGTGGAATTCTTGTTTCACGCATTTACGCAATCGGTTACGGATATCAAGGACTACCGAGGGTATCGGCTACTTGCCGTTGACGGTTCGGATTTGCATATCGCAACTGACTCTGCGGACACGGACACCTATTTTCAAAGTCAACCGAACACGAAAGGCTATAACCTTCTGCATTTGAACGCTGCCTATGACTTGTGCAACAGACTGTACGTGGATGCCATTGTTCAGCCACGAAGGTTATGCAACGAGGGAAGGGCGCTGGCTGCTATGGTTCACCGTTCTCCAATCAAGGGCAAAACCATTGTGATTGCCGATAGAGGTTATGAAAGTTACAACAATTTCGCGCATCTTGAACGCAAAGGGTGGAACTATGTCATACGGGTAAAGGATTTGGATTCCAATGGTATTCTTTCGGGCTTGCGTTTGCCCTCTAGCGGAGAGTTTGATAGGAACGTTCATCTGACACTCACCAAAAAACAAACCAAAGAGGTCAAGGCTAATCCCGAGATTTACAAGTTCGTTCCTTCCACGTCAACCTTTGATTTTGGATTTGCATGA
- a CDS encoding transposase, which yields MVRFVLPSGAFETVITNLTATDFPPGEIMSMYNMRWGIETSFRALKYTVGLTNFHAKKRESITQEIFARMILYNFAEMITSHVVISQMEKRHPLSS from the coding sequence GTGGTTCGTTTCGTCCTGCCGAGTGGCGCTTTTGAGACCGTCATTACGAATCTTACCGCCACGGATTTCCCACCGGGTGAAATCATGTCAATGTATAACATGCGATGGGGCATTGAAACCTCATTCCGGGCATTAAAGTACACTGTCGGTCTGACGAATTTTCATGCAAAGAAACGAGAGTCCATCACCCAGGAGATATTCGCAAGAATGATCCTGTACAATTTCGCTGAAATGATAACCTCGCACGTCGTCATTTCCCAAATGGAGAAACGGCACCCCCTATCAAGTTAA
- a CDS encoding family 10 glycosylhydrolase: MNRTRHSFHGRAMMSLMVALILLLGTGLTGFGSALPLVYAEEADGAGPIVLEEFENLENLRASHVRANSAELSLVSRPETIYHGHHAVKLSYDFIGQPDTSAAYVNFYNPDGTRGRVIPGKPRKLGVWVYGNQNNNWLRAAVADGSDKALPAIDFTTSSGFNWQGWKYVTADVPQNIQWPLKLNQIYMAATKAENKNSGAIYFDRLSAIYASSPILQLDIAGLPPQMQAGSSQAIQVVETRNGSTAPQRIESGVHLTSSDESVATVTRATYDSITAVGVGTAIIMAEYGDAPPVRVTLNVTEDAPELERIEVSGPQKMVRTATGALKAYAVYAGNEAPVEMFGGASFASSRPEVVSVDDRGGLEARAIGAATITVTSVTYRGISAVHEIEVTEPNPELESIQLRSLSAVAIGGSFETEVYGIYSWVEEPVKITEGVKYTSSNPEVASVDENGMVIGIKAGGTRIMATYEGKTSSVYIVVNQPAAIPKAEMRAAWIATVENIDWPAKGTTGAEEQKQQYRKLLDELQAAGMNAVIMQIKPTADAFYPSEYGPWSEWLTGVQGKDPGYDPLAFILEETHKRNMEFHAWFNPYRVSMKNDIGRLVEDHPARKHPDWVISFGGKLYFDPGNPEARQFITDSVMEVVKKYDIDAVHFDDYFYPYPIEGTEFPDDVSYTKYGTEFPDRAAWRRDNVNQFICGVSEAIKREKSYVKFGISPFGIWKNKSKDPEGSDTNGLSSYEALNADSKKWVEEDWIDYITPQIYWYMGYSPAAYDKLIAWWSGVTSGKNVHLYSGQAIYRIGQGDGWMDPEEMPNQVNFNRNFAEVSGSMYFSAQWFAANPLGFTDRLRSDLYRYPALVPAMPWLDARAPAAPSGVSARNANGGIELKWKTASDESYFAVYRFEGKTAGSIADPAHLLGTMRKQAGQAMQTYVDRAAAKGQQYTYVVTAVDRLHNESIASEAVTLTAAEPAEPKPKPTPSDPPSSSGGSSSSPSPAPSKPSPPADPMTPTVPPVEAAVPVFPDLTPVAWAQEAIQQLAALGIVRGDMDGKFRPLKPVTRAEFTAMLVRAFDLQDDGTPLNWNDVKETDWHYTVIAAAKQAGLVQGTGKDRFEPNRPITRQEMAVMAAKALAAFTSMPEAADAESVLARFKDRESIASYAAKAVATLAQADIVKGTGSGLFHPKGEANRAQAAVIVWNIVQKKE, from the coding sequence ATGAACAGGACACGGCATTCATTTCACGGCAGGGCGATGATGTCTCTTATGGTGGCGCTTATTCTTTTGCTGGGGACGGGGTTAACCGGATTTGGAAGCGCTTTACCGCTTGTCTATGCGGAAGAAGCGGACGGAGCGGGGCCGATCGTGCTGGAGGAATTCGAGAATCTCGAGAACCTGCGGGCCAGCCATGTGAGAGCCAATTCCGCCGAATTGAGCCTGGTCAGCCGGCCGGAGACCATCTATCACGGTCATCATGCGGTAAAGCTGAGCTATGACTTTATCGGCCAACCGGATACATCGGCAGCGTATGTGAACTTCTATAATCCGGATGGCACAAGGGGGAGGGTGATCCCGGGCAAGCCCCGGAAGCTAGGCGTATGGGTGTACGGCAATCAAAACAATAACTGGCTGCGTGCAGCGGTGGCGGATGGGAGCGACAAGGCTTTACCTGCGATCGATTTTACGACGTCATCGGGCTTCAATTGGCAGGGATGGAAATATGTCACCGCTGACGTTCCGCAAAATATACAATGGCCTCTGAAGCTGAACCAGATCTATATGGCCGCGACAAAAGCGGAAAACAAAAACAGCGGAGCCATCTATTTCGATCGGCTGTCCGCTATCTATGCAAGCTCACCGATTCTTCAGCTGGACATCGCTGGATTGCCGCCGCAAATGCAGGCCGGGAGCAGCCAAGCGATCCAAGTCGTTGAGACGCGCAACGGCAGTACGGCTCCCCAGCGGATCGAGAGCGGCGTCCACCTGACCAGCAGCGACGAGAGTGTCGCAACGGTGACAAGGGCGACGTATGATTCGATCACGGCCGTCGGCGTCGGAACTGCCATTATTATGGCCGAATACGGCGATGCGCCCCCGGTCCGGGTGACGCTGAACGTGACGGAGGATGCGCCGGAGCTGGAGCGGATTGAGGTGTCCGGCCCGCAGAAGATGGTGCGGACAGCAACCGGCGCATTGAAGGCGTATGCGGTCTACGCGGGTAACGAGGCGCCGGTGGAAATGTTCGGCGGCGCCAGCTTCGCCAGCAGCCGGCCGGAAGTGGTGAGCGTCGATGACCGCGGCGGACTTGAAGCGCGGGCGATAGGGGCGGCGACGATTACGGTTACGTCTGTAACCTACCGCGGTATCTCGGCGGTGCATGAGATCGAGGTGACCGAGCCGAACCCTGAGCTGGAGAGCATCCAATTACGGAGCTTGAGCGCGGTCGCGATCGGCGGCTCGTTCGAGACGGAGGTGTACGGCATCTATTCGTGGGTGGAGGAGCCGGTGAAGATTACGGAAGGCGTGAAGTATACGAGCAGCAATCCTGAGGTCGCCTCGGTCGATGAGAACGGGATGGTTATCGGAATCAAGGCAGGTGGAACGCGCATAATGGCAACGTATGAGGGCAAGACGAGTTCCGTGTATATCGTGGTCAACCAGCCAGCGGCTATTCCGAAGGCGGAGATGAGAGCGGCGTGGATCGCGACGGTGGAAAATATCGATTGGCCGGCGAAGGGCACGACCGGCGCAGAGGAGCAGAAGCAGCAGTACAGGAAGCTGCTCGACGAGCTGCAGGCCGCGGGAATGAATGCGGTCATTATGCAGATTAAGCCGACGGCAGATGCCTTCTACCCGTCGGAGTACGGCCCATGGTCGGAGTGGCTGACGGGCGTGCAGGGAAAGGATCCGGGGTATGATCCGCTCGCGTTCATTTTGGAGGAAACCCATAAGCGGAATATGGAATTCCATGCCTGGTTCAATCCGTACCGCGTCAGCATGAAGAACGATATTGGGAGGCTGGTGGAGGATCATCCGGCGCGGAAGCATCCGGATTGGGTAATCTCGTTTGGCGGCAAGCTGTATTTCGATCCGGGCAATCCGGAGGCGCGGCAATTTATCACGGACAGCGTCATGGAGGTGGTGAAAAAGTATGACATCGATGCCGTTCATTTCGATGATTACTTCTACCCGTATCCGATTGAAGGCACGGAATTCCCGGACGATGTGTCCTATACGAAGTACGGCACGGAATTCCCGGATCGGGCTGCCTGGCGCCGGGATAATGTGAACCAGTTCATATGCGGCGTAAGCGAGGCGATCAAGCGGGAGAAGAGCTACGTTAAGTTCGGCATTAGCCCGTTCGGTATCTGGAAAAATAAGAGCAAGGATCCCGAAGGCTCCGATACGAACGGTTTAAGCAGCTATGAAGCACTGAACGCCGATTCGAAAAAATGGGTGGAGGAGGACTGGATCGACTATATCACTCCTCAGATTTATTGGTATATGGGCTATTCTCCGGCCGCCTATGACAAACTGATTGCCTGGTGGAGCGGGGTGACGTCCGGGAAGAACGTGCATCTGTACAGCGGTCAGGCAATCTACCGCATCGGACAGGGTGATGGCTGGATGGATCCGGAGGAAATGCCGAACCAGGTGAATTTCAACCGCAATTTCGCGGAAGTGTCCGGCAGCATGTATTTCAGTGCCCAATGGTTCGCCGCGAATCCGCTCGGCTTCACGGATCGTCTGCGGAGCGATCTGTACCGGTATCCGGCGCTCGTACCGGCGATGCCTTGGCTTGATGCGCGGGCTCCGGCCGCACCCTCCGGGGTATCGGCCCGCAATGCGAACGGGGGCATCGAGCTGAAGTGGAAGACGGCGAGCGATGAGTCGTACTTTGCCGTCTATCGGTTCGAGGGCAAGACCGCGGGCAGCATCGCAGACCCGGCGCATCTGCTTGGCACGATGCGCAAGCAGGCCGGGCAAGCGATGCAGACTTACGTGGATCGCGCGGCGGCGAAGGGACAACAATACACGTATGTGGTGACCGCCGTCGATCGGCTTCATAACGAGAGCATTGCCAGCGAAGCGGTCACCTTGACGGCTGCGGAACCGGCCGAGCCGAAGCCGAAGCCGACTCCGTCCGATCCGCCGTCATCGTCGGGCGGTTCCTCCTCGTCTCCGTCTCCGGCGCCTTCCAAGCCATCGCCGCCTGCGGACCCTATGACGCCGACCGTTCCGCCGGTAGAAGCGGCCGTTCCGGTCTTCCCGGATCTTACCCCGGTGGCTTGGGCGCAGGAGGCTATTCAGCAATTGGCGGCGCTTGGGATCGTCAGGGGGGATATGGACGGCAAGTTCCGGCCGCTGAAGCCGGTGACGCGAGCCGAGTTCACGGCGATGCTCGTGCGCGCCTTCGATCTGCAGGATGACGGCACGCCGCTCAACTGGAACGATGTGAAGGAGACGGATTGGCATTATACCGTCATCGCGGCAGCGAAGCAGGCCGGGCTGGTGCAGGGCACCGGCAAGGACAGATTCGAGCCGAACCGTCCAATCACCCGTCAGGAGATGGCGGTTATGGCTGCGAAGGCGCTTGCCGCCTTCACGAGCATGCCAGAGGCAGCGGATGCGGAGTCGGTCTTGGCCCGGTTCAAGGATCGGGAATCGATTGCTTCCTATGCCGCCAAGGCGGTTGCGACGCTCGCACAGGCAGACATCGTGAAGGGAACGGGCAGCGGCCTGTTCCATCCGAAGGGCGAGGCGAACCGGGCGCAGGCCGCGGTCATCGTCTGGAATATCGTGCAGAAGAAGGAATAA
- the hflX gene encoding GTPase HflX: MEQLTIQPQKAVLAGVNLNHQPDFDYSMEELANLAAACGVEVVGVVTQNLSKVNTSHYIGTGKLQDVAIMLNQHEADMVIFNDELSPSQLRNLEKDLDCKVVDRTLLILDIFGDRAKTKEALLQVEVAELQYMLPRLVGLRESLGRQSGGVGTRNKGVGEKKLELDRRRIEERITALNKELETLVAHRQTQRKKRKKTELPVVSLVGYTNAGKSTVMNTLVELFTDSKDKFVFEKDMLFATLDTSVRSIDLEDNKTFLLTDTVGFVSKLPHHLVKAFRSTLEEVKEADLLVHVVDFSNPEYEQHIRITNETLKAIGIEGIPMIYAYNKIDLKEGAIPESQDSSIYMAAKRKQGIDELIAAIRAHVFKDYVKCEMLIPYDQGQHVSYLNEHANVLATEYEELGTKLTLECRQSDYQKFAQYVCEA; encoded by the coding sequence ATGGAACAACTTACGATACAGCCGCAAAAAGCGGTACTGGCCGGCGTAAATCTGAATCATCAGCCGGACTTCGACTACTCGATGGAGGAACTGGCGAATCTGGCCGCGGCCTGCGGCGTGGAGGTCGTCGGCGTCGTGACGCAGAACCTGAGCAAGGTTAATACGTCGCATTATATCGGCACCGGCAAGCTGCAGGATGTGGCGATAATGCTGAATCAGCATGAGGCGGATATGGTCATTTTCAATGATGAGCTGTCTCCGTCGCAGCTTCGCAATCTGGAAAAGGATCTCGACTGCAAGGTCGTCGATCGCACGCTCCTTATCCTCGATATTTTCGGCGATCGGGCTAAGACGAAGGAGGCCCTGCTTCAGGTGGAAGTGGCGGAGCTGCAATATATGCTGCCGCGTCTGGTCGGTCTCCGGGAATCGCTGGGCCGTCAGAGCGGCGGGGTCGGCACGAGGAACAAAGGGGTGGGGGAGAAAAAGCTGGAGCTGGATCGCCGCCGGATTGAGGAGCGGATTACCGCTCTGAACAAGGAACTCGAGACGCTTGTGGCCCATCGCCAAACCCAGCGGAAGAAGCGGAAGAAAACTGAGCTTCCGGTCGTATCGCTTGTCGGTTACACGAACGCGGGCAAGTCGACAGTGATGAACACGCTGGTGGAGCTGTTCACGGATTCGAAGGACAAATTCGTCTTCGAGAAGGATATGCTCTTCGCCACGCTGGATACGTCTGTTCGCAGCATCGATCTGGAGGACAATAAGACCTTCCTGCTGACCGATACGGTCGGCTTCGTCAGCAAGCTGCCGCATCATCTCGTCAAGGCGTTCCGCTCGACGCTCGAGGAAGTGAAAGAGGCGGACCTGCTGGTCCATGTCGTCGATTTCTCGAATCCGGAATATGAACAGCATATCCGCATCACGAATGAGACGCTGAAGGCGATTGGAATCGAAGGGATCCCGATGATTTATGCGTACAACAAGATCGATCTGAAGGAAGGCGCCATTCCCGAATCGCAGGATTCGAGTATTTATATGGCCGCCAAGCGCAAGCAGGGCATCGATGAATTGATCGCCGCCATTCGTGCCCATGTGTTCAAGGATTATGTGAAATGCGAAATGCTCATTCCCTATGATCAGGGACAGCATGTGTCCTACTTGAACGAGCATGCGAACGTCCTCGCGACCGAATACGAGGAGTTGGGGACGAAGCTGACCCTGGAGTGCCGTCAGAGCGATTATCAGAAATTTGCGCAGTATGTGTGCGAGGCCTAA
- a CDS encoding AraC family transcriptional regulator has protein sequence MTEAKETNFYESDIFDISRERKVRSSMPSRHYHDAYEIFYLVSGELSYFVGDKTYHLVSGMLLFINVNEIHKLVNSSGAVFERITLQFKREFIADLLPKEGEFDVFSTFQADTHLLRLDGSEQSTVEGLFDRMLHESVRQPPGYAYYVKILLIELLIYLKRKADSSQNQLAGCTQQVHPKIIAIVNFINENYNRRITLDSISRQFYISPSYFCKMFKDSTGFTLIEYVNNVRIKEARLLLRDTDAKVGDIAERAGFESLTHFGRSFKELTGCTPLKYRQMQRSNRT, from the coding sequence ATGACCGAAGCCAAAGAAACGAATTTCTATGAATCGGATATATTCGACATTAGCCGGGAACGGAAGGTCCGTTCCAGCATGCCTTCGCGTCATTACCATGATGCCTATGAGATTTTCTATCTTGTCTCGGGCGAATTATCGTACTTCGTCGGGGATAAGACCTACCATCTGGTGAGCGGCATGCTGCTGTTCATTAACGTCAACGAGATTCATAAGCTGGTCAATTCGAGCGGCGCGGTCTTCGAACGCATCACGCTTCAGTTCAAGCGGGAATTCATCGCGGACCTGCTTCCGAAGGAAGGGGAGTTCGACGTGTTCTCCACCTTCCAGGCCGATACGCATCTGCTCCGTCTCGACGGCAGCGAGCAGAGCACGGTAGAGGGGCTGTTCGATCGGATGTTGCATGAATCAGTGCGCCAGCCCCCAGGCTATGCGTATTATGTCAAAATATTGCTCATTGAACTGCTCATCTATTTAAAACGCAAAGCAGACAGCAGCCAAAACCAGCTTGCAGGCTGCACACAGCAGGTTCATCCCAAAATCATCGCCATCGTCAACTTCATCAACGAGAACTACAACCGGCGCATTACGCTGGATTCCATCTCCCGGCAGTTTTATATCAGTCCCTCTTATTTCTGCAAAATGTTCAAGGACAGCACCGGCTTTACGCTGATCGAATACGTGAACAACGTCCGCATCAAAGAGGCGCGCCTCCTGCTGCGGGATACCGATGCCAAGGTGGGAGATATCGCGGAACGGGCCGGCTTTGAGAGCCTGACCCATTTCGGGCGCAGTTTCAAGGAGTTGACGGGATGTACCCCCTTAAAATATCGCCAGATGCAGCGTTCGAACCGGACCTGA
- a CDS encoding VOC family protein, with the protein MFKRLECVALYTANIETSIEFYQSLGLTEYWRIKRPLGSGETWTLAGMKFPDEKSSELVLQNNPDLQMADIEFYVEDVRGTYEALSARTDINWIRKPFPTESGHVAVMEAPDRNVFVLVGK; encoded by the coding sequence ATGTTCAAAAGACTGGAATGCGTCGCCCTGTACACCGCAAACATCGAAACCTCGATCGAGTTCTACCAATCGCTCGGCTTGACGGAGTATTGGCGCATCAAGCGGCCCCTCGGCAGCGGCGAAACATGGACCTTGGCCGGAATGAAGTTCCCGGACGAAAAGAGCTCCGAGCTCGTCCTGCAAAATAACCCCGATCTCCAAATGGCCGACATAGAATTCTACGTGGAAGACGTGCGCGGCACTTATGAAGCGCTGTCCGCCAGAACGGATATCAACTGGATTCGCAAGCCTTTTCCGACGGAATCGGGCCATGTGGCCGTCATGGAGGCGCCGGACCGCAACGTCTTCGTCCTTGTCGGTAAATAA